GTCGGGGTCAAGCCGGAGCGGATGAAAAAATTCGACTTCTCCAAGCCGTACACCGTGTCCTATGCGGTGTTGGTGGTGCACAAGGATAACAAGGACATTCACGGACTGGCGGATATCAAAGGAAAACGCGCCGGTCAAACTCCGACGAGCAACTACGGACAGATGGCCCAAAAAGCGGGTGCCAATCTCGTATCGTATGAAGATATGATGACCGCGATGCGCGATGTGGCCGCCAAGCGGGTGGATGTCAGCATCAACGACCGACTGGCCGTGGCCGAAATGATGAAAACGGTCAATCTGCCGGTCAAAGTGATCCCGATTACGGCTGAAAAAGGGGTCTCCGCTTTCCCGGTACCGAAGGGAAATAAAGACTTGGTGGCGGCGATCAACCGCGCATTGGACGATATGCGCAAAGACGGAACATTGGCGAAGATCTCGGAGAAATGGTTTGGTCAGGACATCACGAAGTGAGGTTGGGCGGCTCTTTCACGGAGCCGCTTTTCTCCTTTTTCGGAATGACCGGACACAACTTGGATATCTTCAGATGAAGCAACCGAAAGGTGGGACAACCGTGAGCGGATGGTGGGAACACATCCAATGGGAAAACATCTTTGATGTCCAGTCGGCGTTTGAATCGACACCGTTTGTATTGAAAGGGATCACATACACCATTTCGATCAGTTTCGTCACCATGGCGATCGGATTGGTGTTGGGACTCATCACCGCGATGGCCCGCATGTCGGACAACGTCCTGCTCAGGTGGCCGGCCCGCGCCTACATTTCGGTGATCCGCGGCACGCCGCTGTTGGTGCAACTGCTCATCTTGTACGTCGGTTTGCCGGTGATCGGGATTTCCCTCACCGCGATTGCCGCCGGGGTGATTGGCTTGTCACTCAACGTGGGCGGATATTCGGCGGAAACGATTCGCGGCGCTATACTCTCCATTCCCAAAGGGCAATGGGAGGCGGCGCAATCGCTCAACATGACGTATTGGCAAACGATGCGACGCATTATCATCCCGCAGGCGACGCGCGTGGCTTTGCCGTCGCTGGCTAACACGTTCCTCAGTTTGGTCAAGGACACATCGTTGTTGTCCGTTGTCACCGTGCCGGAGATGATGTATCAGGCGAAAATCGTCGGCGGCCAGACCTATGATTATATGACCGCCTACATTCTGGTGGCCATCATTTATTGGATCATTTGTACGGTGCTCAACGTGTTGCAGGATTGGCTCGAAAAACGGTACAGCCGTTTTGCGGCGTGAGAGGAGGGGCGGACATGATTCACATTCGTGGTTTGCGGAAACGATTCGGAGAAACGGAAGTTTTGCGCGGGATCGATCTGAACATCAAAGAGGGAGAAGTCGTCTGTGTGATCGGTCCGAGTGGATCAGGGAAATCGACGCTGCTCCGGTGCATCAATTTGCTGGAAACGCCCACCGCCGGAACGATCGCCGTCGCTGGTACGGAACTGTCGTTTGGACAGGGGAAAGTGAAGGAAAAGGATGTTCGCACCCTTCGCAGCAAAACGGGGATGGTCTTTCAAAGTTTCAACCTGTTCCCCCACAAAACGGTGCTGGAAAATGTGATCGAAGGTCCGGTTGTGGTGAAAAAGGCGGACAAACGCACCGCCATCGAGAAAGCGGAAACGCTGTTGAAAAAGGTGGGGTTGTTGGAGAAACGGAACGAATACCCGACGCGTCTCTCCGGCGGACAACAGCAACGGGTGGCGATTGCCCGTGCGCTGGCGATGGAACCGGAAGTGCTGTTGTTCGATGAGCCTACCTCGGCTCTGGACCCCGAACTGGTGGGCGAAGTGCTGAAAACGATGAAGGAGCTGGCTCAGGAAAATCAGACGATGGTCATCGTCACCCATGAGATGAATTTCGCCAAAAACGTGGCTGATCGGGTGCTGTTCATGGATGCGGGCCAAATCGTGGAGCAAGGAACGCCGCAGGCACTGTTTACCGAACCGAAAGAAGAACGAACCCGGCAGTTTCTGGCCAAGATGCTGGCGGACCCGACAGTGTGACGGTTTTTCCGAACGTTTAGCCCTGTCAACACGACAGGGCTTTTTATCGCGAAAAGTGGTACGGTCTGTTCCGTTAATGGCTTGACATTGGCATCAAGTCACAAGAAGATTGGTTTCGCCTAAACTGGTCACTGCTTACTGTGATTTGCCGGCATGCCGGGTTGAATCAAGACGAAATGGATTTTGCTTCCATCCGCTTTTCTGATACCTCATTTTGATACGTTTCAGCAGTCCAGTAGACGGAGATGAGTGTGACCAGACACATGAAGATCAAATAAACAGCCACTCCCCAAGGTTTACCGCCCGTCCAAGCGATGAGCGAGGTGGCGATCAGCGGGGCAAGCCCTCCGGCAAATACCGATGCCAACTGGTAACCGATGGAGACGCCGCTGTAGCGCACCCGTGTGCCAAACAGTTCAGAGAGGAAAGCGGCTTGCGGACCGTACATCGCTGCGTGACCAAGCGCCAGCGCGATGACAATTGCCAGCCATGTAAAGAAGGTACTTTTCGTGTCAAGCAGCCAAAAGAAGGGGAAAGCAAACAATGCGGTAAACGCGGCTCCACCCATGTATACCGGACGTCGACCGATGCGGTCTGACAGAGCGCCAAACAGCGGCACTGCGAAAAACTCTGCAGCGGTGGCTATGGTTACGCCATTTAAGACCATGCTTTTGGACATTCCCAATTGTTCAGTCGTATAGGTCAGAACAAACACACTAAAGATATAGAAAGTTCCGTTCTCGGCA
Above is a window of Polycladomyces zharkentensis DNA encoding:
- a CDS encoding amino acid ABC transporter ATP-binding protein, which codes for MIHIRGLRKRFGETEVLRGIDLNIKEGEVVCVIGPSGSGKSTLLRCINLLETPTAGTIAVAGTELSFGQGKVKEKDVRTLRSKTGMVFQSFNLFPHKTVLENVIEGPVVVKKADKRTAIEKAETLLKKVGLLEKRNEYPTRLSGGQQQRVAIARALAMEPEVLLFDEPTSALDPELVGEVLKTMKELAQENQTMVIVTHEMNFAKNVADRVLFMDAGQIVEQGTPQALFTEPKEERTRQFLAKMLADPTV
- a CDS encoding transporter substrate-binding domain-containing protein; translated protein: MKRWSLILITVLSMIFLAACGQVKIVDQSSSTDHLLDQIKKRGTIRFGTEGTYKPFSYHDEKTKQLVGFDIDVAKEVAKRLGVKAQFTEGPWDTLLSSLSVGRFDSVANQVGVKPERMKKFDFSKPYTVSYAVLVVHKDNKDIHGLADIKGKRAGQTPTSNYGQMAQKAGANLVSYEDMMTAMRDVAAKRVDVSINDRLAVAEMMKTVNLPVKVIPITAEKGVSAFPVPKGNKDLVAAINRALDDMRKDGTLAKISEKWFGQDITK
- a CDS encoding amino acid ABC transporter permease — protein: MSGWWEHIQWENIFDVQSAFESTPFVLKGITYTISISFVTMAIGLVLGLITAMARMSDNVLLRWPARAYISVIRGTPLLVQLLILYVGLPVIGISLTAIAAGVIGLSLNVGGYSAETIRGAILSIPKGQWEAAQSLNMTYWQTMRRIIIPQATRVALPSLANTFLSLVKDTSLLSVVTVPEMMYQAKIVGGQTYDYMTAYILVAIIYWIICTVLNVLQDWLEKRYSRFAA